The following are encoded together in the Glycine soja cultivar W05 chromosome 5, ASM419377v2, whole genome shotgun sequence genome:
- the LOC114412789 gene encoding MAP7 domain-containing protein 1-like isoform X1 → MEYERIEKVQAGIISPSKLRMKLLGPHHHRKKDGSNSNSSRTSPSRIEDAEFVNSLLDSKNDNLDDEVTSPSLDALSLKPSSNALLDRKQNGQISYGPKETMPKENGDMGRAKTHHFPKVDTGSSSAIHAVRAIEDENLDYDSNASSSSFEFDKGERPGNNPATRSLFRPIPSKWNDAEKWIMNRQNIQANHSKKKTAHNQANRMPTNMGRVAPESGNCDHKLPTGKVTETKRVDFCQPTSHMGFEKFSFVPSDAHSVSGQAHGRNPVVESLPQSKDLKEVNELGLSCSRSTDDQSVTPGIRSVAMRDMGTEMTPVPSQEPSRTATPVGSATPLRSPVSSMPSTPRRGAPAPTPLDNTTDEDSQFPVENGKRNLSEEEMKIKTRREIAALGVQLGKMNIAAWASKDEQEKNKSSPQEANVNEQERIEFEKRAALWEEAEKSKHTARFKREEIKIQAWESQQKAKLEAEMRRIEAKVEQMRAQTHAKMVKKIAMARQRSEEKRAAAEARKNREAERTAAQTEYIRQTGRLPSSNYICCGWL, encoded by the exons ATGGAGTACGAGAGGATAGAGAAAGTTCAG GCTGGAATAATTTCTCCCAGTAAACTAAGGATGAAGTTATTAGGACCTCACCATCATAGGAAGAAAGATGGATCCAACAGTAACTCATCCAGAACCTCCCCCTCAAGGATTGAGGATGCTGAATTTGTGAATAGCTTACTTGACTCAAAAAATGACAACCTTGATGATGAAG TAACATCTCCGAGCTTGGATGCTCTGTCATTAAAGCCATCTAGTAATGCCTTGCTGGACCGGAAACAGAACGGCCAGATTTCTTATGGACCTAAGGAGACAATGCCTAAGGAAAATGGCGACATGGGGCGTGCAAAGACGCACCATTTTCCCAAGGTTGACACCGGAAGTTCAAGCGCAATTCATGCGGTGAGGGCAATAGAAGATGAAAATCTTGATTATGACAGCAATGCTAGCTCGTCCAGCTTTGAGTTTGATAAAGGGGAGAGACCAGGGAACAATCCTGCCACTAGATCCCTATTCAGACCTATTCCTTCTAAGTGGAATGATGCCGAGAAATGGATAATGAATAGGCAAAATATACAGGCTAATCACTCAAAAAAGAAGACTGCTCATAACCAAGCAAATCGCATGCCAACAAATATGGGGAGGGTTGCTCCAGAATCTGGTAATTGTGATCACAAACTCCCAACAGGCAAAGTTACAGAAACAAAGCGAGTCGATTTCTGTCAGCCAACATCACATATGGGATTTGAGAAATTCTCTTTTGTTCCCTCCGATGCTCATTCGGTTTCAGGTCAAGCACACGGAAGAAATCCAGTGGTGGAGTCTCTTCCCCAAAGCAAAGATCTAAAAGAAGTCAATGAATTAGGTTTATCTTGCTCAAGAAGTACAGATGATCAGTCAG TGACGCCTGGGATAAGATCTGTTGCCATGAGAGACATGGGAACTGAAATGACCCCTGTGCCAAGTCAAGAACCTTCCCGGACTGCTACTCCTGTTGGGTCTGCGACCCCACTACGGAGCCCAGTTTCCTCAATGCCGTCGACTCCTAGGAGAGGTGCACCTGCTCCCACACCGTTGGACAACACAACAGATGAGGATTCCCAGTTTCCAGTTGAAAATGGAAAAAGGAATTTGTCTGAAGAAGAAATGAAGATCAAGACAAGGAGAGAGATTGCAGCCCTTGGGGTGCAGCTTGGTAAGATGAATATTGCTGCATGGGCAAGCAAAGATGAGCAGGAAAAGAACAAATCTTCGCCTCAGGAGGCGAATGTGAATGAACAGGAGagaattgaatttgaaaaacGTGCGGCTCTGTGGGAGGAAGCTGAGAAATCTAAACATACTGCAAG ATTTAAGCGTGAGGAAATCAAAATTCAAGCATGGGAAAGTCAACAAAAGGCAAAATTAGAAGCAGAAATGAGAAGAATTGAG GCCAAAGTTGAGCAAATGAGAGCCCAGACACATGCAAAAATGGTGAAAAAGATTGCTATGGCGAGGcaaagatcagaagaaaaaCGTGCAGCAGCTGAAGCTAGAAAAAATCGAGAAGCAGAAAGAACTGCGGCTCAAACAGAATACATTCGCCAAACAGGACGATTGCCCTCTTCCAATTACATTTGCTGTGGTTGGCTGTGA
- the LOC114412792 gene encoding 60S ribosomal protein L38-like, with protein MPKQIHEIKDFLLTARRKDARSVKIKRSRDVVKFKVRCSKYLYTLCVFDPEKADKLKQSLPPGLSVQDL; from the exons ATG CCTAAGCAGATCCACGAGATTAAGGATTTCCTTCTGACGGCACGGAGGAAGGATGCGAGGTCGGTGAAAATCAAGAGGAGCAGGGATGTCGTTAAGTTTAAGGTTCGATGCTCCAAGTATTTGTACACGCTTTGTGTCTTTGATCCTGAGAAAGCCGATAAATTGAAGCAATCTCTTCCTCCCG GTTTGAGTGTTCAAGACCTGTAG
- the LOC114412789 gene encoding microtubule-associated protein futsch-like isoform X2: MEYERIEKVQAGIISPSKLRMKLLGPHHHRKKDGSNSNSSRTSPSRIEDAEFVNSLLDSKNDNLDDEVTSPSLDALSLKPSSNALLDRKQNGQISYGPKETMPKENGDMGRAKTHHFPKVDTGSSSAIHAVRAIEDENLDYDSNASSSSFEFDKGERPGNNPATRSLFRPIPSKWNDAEKWIMNRQNIQANHSKKKTAHNQANRMPTNMGRVAPESGQAHGRNPVVESLPQSKDLKEVNELGLSCSRSTDDQSVTPGIRSVAMRDMGTEMTPVPSQEPSRTATPVGSATPLRSPVSSMPSTPRRGAPAPTPLDNTTDEDSQFPVENGKRNLSEEEMKIKTRREIAALGVQLGKMNIAAWASKDEQEKNKSSPQEANVNEQERIEFEKRAALWEEAEKSKHTARFKREEIKIQAWESQQKAKLEAEMRRIEAKVEQMRAQTHAKMVKKIAMARQRSEEKRAAAEARKNREAERTAAQTEYIRQTGRLPSSNYICCGWL, translated from the exons ATGGAGTACGAGAGGATAGAGAAAGTTCAG GCTGGAATAATTTCTCCCAGTAAACTAAGGATGAAGTTATTAGGACCTCACCATCATAGGAAGAAAGATGGATCCAACAGTAACTCATCCAGAACCTCCCCCTCAAGGATTGAGGATGCTGAATTTGTGAATAGCTTACTTGACTCAAAAAATGACAACCTTGATGATGAAG TAACATCTCCGAGCTTGGATGCTCTGTCATTAAAGCCATCTAGTAATGCCTTGCTGGACCGGAAACAGAACGGCCAGATTTCTTATGGACCTAAGGAGACAATGCCTAAGGAAAATGGCGACATGGGGCGTGCAAAGACGCACCATTTTCCCAAGGTTGACACCGGAAGTTCAAGCGCAATTCATGCGGTGAGGGCAATAGAAGATGAAAATCTTGATTATGACAGCAATGCTAGCTCGTCCAGCTTTGAGTTTGATAAAGGGGAGAGACCAGGGAACAATCCTGCCACTAGATCCCTATTCAGACCTATTCCTTCTAAGTGGAATGATGCCGAGAAATGGATAATGAATAGGCAAAATATACAGGCTAATCACTCAAAAAAGAAGACTGCTCATAACCAAGCAAATCGCATGCCAACAAATATGGGGAGGGTTGCTCCAGAATCTG GTCAAGCACACGGAAGAAATCCAGTGGTGGAGTCTCTTCCCCAAAGCAAAGATCTAAAAGAAGTCAATGAATTAGGTTTATCTTGCTCAAGAAGTACAGATGATCAGTCAG TGACGCCTGGGATAAGATCTGTTGCCATGAGAGACATGGGAACTGAAATGACCCCTGTGCCAAGTCAAGAACCTTCCCGGACTGCTACTCCTGTTGGGTCTGCGACCCCACTACGGAGCCCAGTTTCCTCAATGCCGTCGACTCCTAGGAGAGGTGCACCTGCTCCCACACCGTTGGACAACACAACAGATGAGGATTCCCAGTTTCCAGTTGAAAATGGAAAAAGGAATTTGTCTGAAGAAGAAATGAAGATCAAGACAAGGAGAGAGATTGCAGCCCTTGGGGTGCAGCTTGGTAAGATGAATATTGCTGCATGGGCAAGCAAAGATGAGCAGGAAAAGAACAAATCTTCGCCTCAGGAGGCGAATGTGAATGAACAGGAGagaattgaatttgaaaaacGTGCGGCTCTGTGGGAGGAAGCTGAGAAATCTAAACATACTGCAAG ATTTAAGCGTGAGGAAATCAAAATTCAAGCATGGGAAAGTCAACAAAAGGCAAAATTAGAAGCAGAAATGAGAAGAATTGAG GCCAAAGTTGAGCAAATGAGAGCCCAGACACATGCAAAAATGGTGAAAAAGATTGCTATGGCGAGGcaaagatcagaagaaaaaCGTGCAGCAGCTGAAGCTAGAAAAAATCGAGAAGCAGAAAGAACTGCGGCTCAAACAGAATACATTCGCCAAACAGGACGATTGCCCTCTTCCAATTACATTTGCTGTGGTTGGCTGTGA